A genomic window from Oceanobacillus timonensis includes:
- the thiL gene encoding thiamine-phosphate kinase produces the protein MDEFSFINAIKQNDYRQPTLVKGIGDDAAVFRSTSDIVTTVDTFVENIHFSLETMDPFHVGYRVLAANISDLAAMGAEPAFYLVSMCISKKWNQQALEEIYQGMRDLAAKHQMDLIGGDTVSGESLMISITAMGYVPKDKVRYRSGARPGDVVFATGTLGDSRAGLEMLLQGQEWKDKDYYIKRHRLPEPRVAFALGLQELDRLALNDISDGISSEANEIAEASGIELTIIEEKIPVSQSFHQFTEKQQYDWKLSGGEDFELLGTVSEADWPKVQEIAAEVGTPVQQIGYVSEAEEPRVLIQFSGETKQLTKSGYTHLK, from the coding sequence ATGGATGAATTTTCATTTATTAACGCCATTAAACAAAACGATTATAGGCAGCCGACATTAGTCAAAGGAATAGGTGACGATGCAGCGGTTTTTCGCAGTACATCGGATATTGTTACAACCGTCGATACATTTGTTGAAAATATCCATTTTTCCTTAGAAACGATGGACCCATTTCATGTGGGGTATCGGGTACTGGCTGCAAATATCAGTGATTTAGCTGCAATGGGAGCAGAACCTGCCTTTTATTTGGTTTCTATGTGTATTTCGAAAAAATGGAATCAACAAGCGTTAGAAGAAATTTATCAGGGCATGCGTGATCTTGCAGCCAAACATCAGATGGATTTGATTGGCGGAGATACCGTTTCTGGTGAGAGCTTAATGATTTCCATTACAGCGATGGGATATGTGCCAAAGGATAAAGTCAGGTATCGAAGCGGGGCCCGCCCTGGGGATGTTGTTTTTGCAACTGGTACGTTGGGAGATTCTCGGGCCGGATTAGAAATGCTGCTGCAGGGGCAGGAATGGAAAGACAAAGATTATTATATAAAACGTCACCGGCTGCCAGAGCCAAGAGTGGCTTTTGCGTTAGGTTTACAAGAACTGGACCGTTTGGCTTTAAATGATATTAGTGATGGTATTTCAAGTGAAGCAAATGAAATAGCGGAAGCTTCCGGTATAGAACTTACGATTATAGAAGAGAAGATTCCTGTTTCCCAAAGCTTTCATCAGTTTACTGAAAAGCAGCAGTATGATTGGAAACTTTCAGGTGGAGAGGATTTCGAACTTTTAGGAACAGTGTCAGAAGCAGATTGGCCAAAGGTACAGGAAATTGCTGCAGAAGTGGGAACGCCTGTCCAACAGATAGGCTACGTTTCTGAAGCAGAAGAACCGCGTGTGCTGATTCAATTCTCAGGGGAAACGAAGCAATTAACGAAAAGCGGATATACACATTTAAAGTAG
- the tsaE gene encoding tRNA (adenosine(37)-N6)-threonylcarbamoyltransferase complex ATPase subunit type 1 TsaE yields the protein MRLVFKTEEETQDFAYWLAEKLQPNDVLTLEGQLGVGKTAFTKGLAKGLGIKRNISSPTFTIVKEYRGRLPLYHMDVYRLENAMEDIGFDDYFFGDGVTVIEWASFIEDFLPEERLDIKMYYTEHENQREIILTPFGEHFEQVVKAWR from the coding sequence TTGCGATTGGTATTTAAAACAGAAGAAGAAACGCAGGATTTTGCGTATTGGCTGGCGGAAAAATTACAGCCGAATGATGTTTTAACCCTGGAAGGTCAATTAGGTGTCGGTAAAACGGCTTTTACAAAGGGATTGGCAAAAGGGCTTGGTATTAAGCGGAATATTAGCAGTCCGACCTTTACGATTGTGAAGGAATATCGAGGACGTCTGCCGCTTTATCATATGGATGTGTATCGTCTGGAAAATGCAATGGAGGATATCGGCTTTGATGACTATTTCTTCGGGGATGGTGTCACTGTGATTGAATGGGCGAGTTTTATTGAAGATTTTCTCCCTGAGGAGCGGTTGGACATAAAGATGTATTATACAGAGCATGAGAATCAGCGTGAAATCATACTTACTCCTTTCGGGGAGCATTTTGAACAAGTTGTCAAGGCATGGAGGTAG